The Saccopteryx leptura isolate mSacLep1 chromosome 2, mSacLep1_pri_phased_curated, whole genome shotgun sequence genome has a window encoding:
- the LOC136393565 gene encoding olfactory receptor 10AC1-like isoform X1, which yields MDSPNNATLPYGFLLQGFSEFPHLRPALFLLLLLVHLATLSGNLLILVAVVAVPSRPPMLLFLCQLSAIEVCYTLVVVPRSLADLAAPGLDRGSPISFLGCAVQMQMFVALGGTECFLLAAMAYDRYVAICHPLRYAAVVTPGLCAQLAVACCLGGLTVSVGLTAAVFHLPFCGSRLLVHFFCDVTALLDVACTQSYTDELPVLGVCLVLLLLPSVLILASYSAIAIALRRLHAPEGRRKAASTCASHLAVTFLHYGCATFMYVRPKASHYPQRDRTLALVYTNVTPLLYPLIYSLRNREITATIRRMLGRWPRRPLGQSESV from the coding sequence ATGGACAGCCCCAACAACGCCACCTTGCCCTACGGCTTTCTCCTTCAGGGCTTCTCCGAGTTCCCGCACCTGAGGCCCGCgctcttcctgctgctgctgctagtgCACCTGGCCACTCTGAGCGGAAACCTGCTCATCCTGGTGGCCGTGGTGGCCGTGCCCAGCCGGCCGCCCATGCTGCTCTTCCTATGCCAGCTGTCAGCCATTGAGGTCTGCTACACGCTGGTGGTGGTGCCCCGCTCCTTAGCCGACCTGGCCGCACCGGGCCTAGACAGGGGCAGCCCCATTTCCTTTCTGGGCTGTGCTGTTCAGATGCAGATGTTTGTGGCGCTGGGCGGGACTGAGTGCTTCCTGCTAGCTGCCATGGCCTATGACCGCTATGTGGCCATCTGCCACCCGCTGCGCTATGCTGCCGTGGTGACCCCCGGGCTGTGCGCGCAACTGGCCGTGGCCTGCTGCCTCGGGGGACTGACAGTGTCTGTGGGGCTCACAGCGGCGGTCTTCCACCTGCCTTTCTGTGGCTCCCGCCTGCTGGTGCATTTCTTCTGCGACGTCACAGCGCTGCTGGACGTGGCCTGCACGCAGAGCTACACCGACGAGCTGCCGGTGCTGGGCGTCTgcctggtgctgctgctgctgccctcgGTGCTCATCCTGGCCTCCTACAGCGCCATCGCCATCGCCCTGCGCCGCCTGCACGCCCCCGAGGGGCGGCGCAAGGCCGCCTCCACCTGCGCCTCGCACCTGGCCGTCACTTTCCTGCACTATGGCTGCGCCACCTTCATGTACGTGCGGCCCAAGGCCAGCCACTACCCGCAGCGGGACCGCACGCTGGCGCTGGTCTACACCAACGTCACCCCGCTGCTCTACCCGCTCATCTACAGCTTGCGCAACCGCGAGATCACCGCCACCATCCGCAGGATGCTGGGGCGGTGGCCGCGCCGACCGCTGGGGCAGTCAGAGTCCGTCTGA
- the LOC136393565 gene encoding olfactory receptor 10AC1-like isoform X2, with amino-acid sequence MLLFLCQLSAIEVCYTLVVVPRSLADLAAPGLDRGSPISFLGCAVQMQMFVALGGTECFLLAAMAYDRYVAICHPLRYAAVVTPGLCAQLAVACCLGGLTVSVGLTAAVFHLPFCGSRLLVHFFCDVTALLDVACTQSYTDELPVLGVCLVLLLLPSVLILASYSAIAIALRRLHAPEGRRKAASTCASHLAVTFLHYGCATFMYVRPKASHYPQRDRTLALVYTNVTPLLYPLIYSLRNREITATIRRMLGRWPRRPLGQSESV; translated from the coding sequence ATGCTGCTCTTCCTATGCCAGCTGTCAGCCATTGAGGTCTGCTACACGCTGGTGGTGGTGCCCCGCTCCTTAGCCGACCTGGCCGCACCGGGCCTAGACAGGGGCAGCCCCATTTCCTTTCTGGGCTGTGCTGTTCAGATGCAGATGTTTGTGGCGCTGGGCGGGACTGAGTGCTTCCTGCTAGCTGCCATGGCCTATGACCGCTATGTGGCCATCTGCCACCCGCTGCGCTATGCTGCCGTGGTGACCCCCGGGCTGTGCGCGCAACTGGCCGTGGCCTGCTGCCTCGGGGGACTGACAGTGTCTGTGGGGCTCACAGCGGCGGTCTTCCACCTGCCTTTCTGTGGCTCCCGCCTGCTGGTGCATTTCTTCTGCGACGTCACAGCGCTGCTGGACGTGGCCTGCACGCAGAGCTACACCGACGAGCTGCCGGTGCTGGGCGTCTgcctggtgctgctgctgctgccctcgGTGCTCATCCTGGCCTCCTACAGCGCCATCGCCATCGCCCTGCGCCGCCTGCACGCCCCCGAGGGGCGGCGCAAGGCCGCCTCCACCTGCGCCTCGCACCTGGCCGTCACTTTCCTGCACTATGGCTGCGCCACCTTCATGTACGTGCGGCCCAAGGCCAGCCACTACCCGCAGCGGGACCGCACGCTGGCGCTGGTCTACACCAACGTCACCCCGCTGCTCTACCCGCTCATCTACAGCTTGCGCAACCGCGAGATCACCGCCACCATCCGCAGGATGCTGGGGCGGTGGCCGCGCCGACCGCTGGGGCAGTCAGAGTCCGTCTGA